Proteins found in one Phycisphaerales bacterium genomic segment:
- a CDS encoding prenyltransferase/squalene oxidase repeat-containing protein codes for MTRLAAAAVALMVFAGGVVGEVQPAPAPATNVAPAAKPDAAAMAAKAIAYLKSQQDQASGGWAVNPQGPSFPAITGLVVSGMLSDPSIKQDDPAVAAGVKYMLDKVQPDGGIYDKVLPTYNTAICLSALSKVSSPPQVKSVIKNAQDFLKTLQFGEGAVVRPDLSESARPVDKSHAFYGGWGYGRHGRPDLSNTGFVLEGLRDSGVPSDDPAFQRALVFLQRTQMIEQHDGMKINEAPYAKGSRQGGFIYATSVNKDEVGVGQTQSTLGPVEETLDDGTKVSRLRAYGSMTYAGFKSYVYAGLKKDDPRVQAAMDWISRNYTLTENPGAGEDGLYYYYVIFARAMQAHGEPIIRVVNKDGSTTERRWAADLVEQLAKLQEPDGSFRPMKDGARWMEDNKVLITAYSLVALEAARADLEKHPVK; via the coding sequence ATGACGCGTCTCGCAGCAGCGGCAGTGGCGTTGATGGTGTTCGCAGGCGGAGTGGTGGGCGAGGTTCAGCCGGCGCCAGCACCCGCGACGAACGTCGCCCCCGCCGCCAAGCCCGACGCCGCGGCCATGGCCGCGAAGGCCATCGCCTACCTCAAGAGCCAGCAGGACCAGGCCAGCGGCGGCTGGGCCGTCAACCCGCAGGGGCCGAGTTTCCCGGCGATCACCGGGCTGGTGGTATCGGGGATGCTGTCGGACCCGAGCATCAAGCAGGACGACCCGGCGGTAGCCGCGGGCGTTAAGTACATGCTCGACAAGGTGCAGCCCGACGGCGGCATCTACGACAAGGTGCTGCCCACGTACAACACGGCCATCTGCCTCTCGGCGCTCTCAAAGGTGAGCAGCCCGCCGCAGGTGAAGTCCGTCATCAAGAACGCGCAGGACTTCCTCAAGACCCTCCAGTTCGGCGAGGGCGCCGTTGTCCGCCCGGACCTCAGCGAGTCCGCCCGCCCCGTCGACAAGTCGCACGCCTTCTACGGCGGCTGGGGCTACGGCAGGCACGGCCGGCCCGACCTCTCCAACACCGGCTTCGTGCTCGAGGGCCTGCGCGACTCCGGCGTGCCAAGCGATGACCCCGCGTTCCAGCGGGCGCTCGTGTTCCTCCAGCGCACGCAGATGATCGAGCAGCACGACGGCATGAAGATCAACGAGGCGCCGTACGCCAAGGGCAGCAGGCAGGGCGGCTTCATCTACGCCACCAGCGTCAACAAGGACGAGGTCGGCGTCGGCCAGACGCAATCGACCCTCGGCCCTGTCGAGGAGACCCTCGACGACGGCACCAAGGTCAGCCGCCTGCGCGCCTACGGCTCGATGACCTACGCCGGCTTCAAGAGCTACGTGTACGCCGGGCTCAAGAAGGACGACCCCCGCGTGCAGGCCGCGATGGACTGGATCAGCCGCAACTACACCCTGACCGAGAACCCCGGCGCGGGCGAGGACGGCCTGTACTACTACTACGTGATCTTCGCCCGCGCCATGCAGGCCCACGGCGAGCCGATCATCCGCGTCGTCAACAAGGACGGCTCCACCACCGAACGCCGCTGGGCCGCGGACCTGGTCGAGCAGCTCGCCAAGCTCCAGGAGCCCGACGGCTCATTCCGCCCCATGAAGGACGGCGCCCGCTGGATGGAGGACAACAAGGTGCTCATCACAGCGTACTCGCTGGTCGCGCTGGAGGCCGCCCGCGCGGACCTCGAAAAGCACCCGGTGAAGTGA
- a CDS encoding CPBP family glutamic-type intramembrane protease, producing the protein MSLFPSAYKEDDPFNVWMKRAAPIAVLVLLPLVILLQQLTSSFHSQTTNAPMAEVVRSEDVPDPGVADLTVTSKMLVKQVFHVLHRNDPSGKSSRQPWGDIEHPDRWDGIAVPREVAREAITDIDRLAVSRTDRFRAAIVAGELLGPAETAQRLQKLSEEASPGGDLARDIGWLKPWYENAAKGRLEPLPAEVQESLRSRHEWFADLALSHQQPAGEPLRWATMTGAGKLSTLRTLINLWEWVGLFLGVVLAVILLLKMRGHSHGIPVTTVPRHVYAEAFALFLLGFVTMDCVGLLLLGETAAWAFVVHELMLWTAVLAVFCPLLRGVTAEELRVDIGLTAGEDGIGREISAGLVGYFAGVALLFGYYLLLGMFTGDAGEDPATDTRFPMFEQPLSNSWIPVIFGAISACIWAPVFEEIFFRGCLHRAFPTKLPLVARVLSSAVIFGIVHPYGTQGIIQVALGGLVYGYLREWRGSIIGPMLAHALHNGTITAVQIGVLVAIK; encoded by the coding sequence ATGTCTCTTTTCCCTTCGGCCTACAAAGAGGATGACCCTTTCAACGTATGGATGAAGCGGGCAGCGCCGATCGCCGTGCTCGTCCTGCTCCCGCTGGTCATCCTGCTTCAGCAGCTGACGTCGTCGTTCCACTCGCAGACGACCAACGCGCCGATGGCGGAGGTCGTTCGGAGTGAGGACGTGCCCGACCCGGGCGTCGCGGACCTGACCGTCACGTCGAAGATGCTGGTAAAGCAGGTATTCCACGTACTGCACCGCAACGACCCTTCAGGTAAGTCGAGCCGGCAGCCTTGGGGTGACATCGAGCATCCGGACCGCTGGGACGGGATCGCAGTCCCGCGCGAGGTCGCGAGGGAGGCGATCACCGACATCGACAGGCTGGCGGTCAGCCGCACCGACCGGTTCCGCGCGGCCATCGTCGCCGGGGAACTGCTCGGACCGGCGGAGACGGCCCAGCGGCTCCAGAAACTCTCGGAAGAGGCGAGCCCGGGCGGGGACCTGGCCAGGGACATCGGGTGGCTGAAGCCGTGGTACGAGAATGCCGCGAAGGGGAGGCTCGAGCCGCTGCCGGCGGAGGTGCAGGAGTCGCTTCGCTCGCGCCACGAGTGGTTCGCCGACCTCGCGCTTTCGCACCAGCAGCCCGCGGGCGAGCCGCTGCGGTGGGCGACGATGACCGGTGCGGGGAAGCTCAGCACCCTGCGAACGCTCATCAATCTGTGGGAATGGGTCGGGCTGTTCCTTGGCGTGGTCCTGGCCGTGATCCTGCTCCTGAAGATGCGCGGGCACAGCCACGGCATCCCGGTAACAACGGTGCCGCGCCACGTGTACGCGGAGGCGTTCGCGCTGTTCCTGCTGGGCTTTGTGACCATGGATTGCGTGGGCCTGCTTCTGCTCGGGGAGACGGCGGCGTGGGCGTTCGTGGTGCACGAGCTGATGCTGTGGACGGCCGTGCTGGCGGTGTTCTGCCCACTGCTGCGGGGGGTGACGGCGGAGGAGCTGCGCGTTGACATCGGGCTGACCGCGGGTGAGGACGGGATCGGGCGCGAGATCTCGGCAGGGCTGGTGGGGTACTTCGCGGGTGTGGCACTGCTCTTTGGGTACTACCTGCTGCTGGGCATGTTCACCGGTGATGCTGGCGAGGACCCGGCGACGGATACCAGGTTCCCGATGTTCGAGCAGCCGCTGAGCAACAGCTGGATCCCTGTAATCTTCGGGGCCATCAGCGCGTGCATCTGGGCGCCGGTGTTCGAGGAGATCTTCTTCCGCGGCTGCCTGCACCGGGCGTTCCCCACGAAGCTCCCGCTGGTCGCCCGCGTGCTGAGCAGCGCGGTGATCTTCGGGATCGTGCACCCGTACGGCACGCAGGGCATCATCCAGGTGGCGCTGGGCGGGCTGGTGTACGGCTACCTGCGGGAGTGGCGCGGGAGCATCATCGGGCCGATGCTGGCGCACGCGCTGCACAACGGCACCATCACCGCGGTGCAGATCGGGGTGCTGGTCGCGATCAAGTAG
- the thrS gene encoding threonine--tRNA ligase — MPTITLPDGKTKSFDQPVTGAEVAASIGAGLAKAAIGVKVDGQLRDLSAPITSDAKLEIVTAPRAGQQASADALYLMRHSAAHVMAEAIQDVIGKDVLLAYGPPTDTGFFYDMYVPEGKKISSEQFEAINRRIAEIVKEDRRFTRYEIDSQQGLQKLRAEGNKYKVDNAERALGMPSSVYKGPKQAEKNTGQETGATRGNALSFYATGEPGKNWEDLCRGPHVPSTGRIGAARVMSLASSYWHGDENSDRLIRVYGTAFASQADLDAYLNQLEQAKARDHRVIGKNLRLFHIDEAVGQGLILWTPNGSIVRKELQTFIAAELKKQGYTEVFTPHIGSLELYKTSGHFPYYKDSQFPPIIERDTLDRLATCSCSEVMHRVEGVSERLARGINERTGKETIEKSRVMPDDQLVEGFMLKPMNCPHHAKIFASAPHSYRDMPVRLAEFGTVYRWEQSGELNGMTRVRGFTQDDAHLFCTEDQIPAEVQGCLSLVKIIFNVLGMKDYRVRVGLRDPDSNKYTGTKENWDKAEAACIAAAESLGVPFSKEPGEAAFYGPKIDFVVKDVIGREWQLGTVQVDYNMAIRFDLSYVGPDNKPHRPVVIHRAPFGSMERFCGVLIEHFAGAFPTWLAPEQVRVLPISEKTNEYAHKVLEALKAVGVRATIDAGPDRIQGKVKEAADMKVPYMLIVGPRDAEGGNVSVRCRGIEKDLGAMPLARFVEEVQREITERGAVPGVRP, encoded by the coding sequence ATGCCCACCATCACCCTCCCCGACGGCAAGACCAAGTCCTTCGATCAACCCGTGACCGGCGCGGAGGTCGCCGCCAGCATCGGCGCGGGCCTCGCCAAGGCCGCGATCGGCGTCAAGGTTGACGGCCAGCTGCGCGACCTCTCGGCACCCATCACCAGCGACGCGAAGCTCGAGATCGTCACCGCGCCGCGTGCGGGGCAGCAGGCCAGTGCCGACGCCCTGTACCTCATGCGGCACTCGGCCGCGCACGTGATGGCCGAGGCCATCCAGGACGTGATCGGCAAGGACGTGCTGCTCGCGTACGGCCCCCCCACCGACACCGGCTTCTTCTACGACATGTATGTGCCCGAGGGCAAGAAGATCTCCAGCGAGCAGTTCGAGGCGATCAACAGGCGGATCGCAGAGATCGTGAAGGAGGACCGCCGGTTCACCCGCTACGAGATCGACTCGCAGCAGGGGCTGCAGAAGCTCCGCGCCGAGGGCAACAAGTACAAGGTCGACAACGCGGAGCGGGCGCTGGGGATGCCCAGCAGCGTGTACAAGGGTCCGAAGCAGGCCGAAAAGAACACCGGTCAGGAGACCGGTGCCACCAGGGGCAACGCGCTCTCGTTCTACGCCACCGGCGAGCCGGGCAAGAACTGGGAAGACCTCTGCCGCGGCCCGCACGTGCCCTCGACCGGGCGCATCGGCGCGGCCCGCGTGATGTCGCTCGCCTCGAGCTATTGGCACGGCGACGAGAACTCCGACCGCCTCATCCGCGTGTACGGCACCGCGTTCGCCAGCCAGGCCGATCTTGATGCGTACCTCAACCAGCTCGAGCAGGCCAAGGCCCGCGACCACCGCGTCATTGGCAAGAACCTGCGGCTGTTCCATATCGATGAGGCCGTGGGGCAGGGGCTGATCCTGTGGACCCCCAACGGCTCGATCGTGCGGAAGGAGCTGCAGACCTTCATCGCAGCCGAGCTCAAGAAACAGGGCTACACCGAGGTGTTCACCCCGCACATCGGCAGTCTGGAGCTGTACAAGACCTCGGGCCACTTCCCGTACTACAAGGACAGCCAGTTCCCCCCGATCATCGAGCGCGACACCCTCGACCGCCTCGCCACCTGCTCGTGCTCAGAGGTGATGCACCGCGTCGAAGGTGTGTCGGAGCGGCTGGCCCGCGGCATCAACGAGCGAACCGGCAAGGAGACCATCGAGAAGTCGCGCGTGATGCCCGACGATCAGCTGGTCGAGGGGTTCATGCTCAAGCCCATGAACTGCCCGCACCACGCAAAGATCTTCGCCTCGGCCCCCCACTCCTACCGCGACATGCCGGTGCGGCTGGCGGAGTTCGGCACCGTCTACCGCTGGGAGCAGTCGGGCGAGCTCAACGGCATGACCCGCGTGCGCGGCTTCACCCAGGACGACGCGCACCTGTTCTGCACCGAGGATCAGATCCCCGCGGAGGTGCAGGGCTGCCTGTCGCTGGTCAAGATCATCTTCAACGTGCTGGGTATGAAGGACTACCGCGTCCGCGTCGGCCTGCGCGACCCCGACAGCAACAAGTACACCGGCACCAAGGAGAACTGGGACAAGGCGGAAGCCGCCTGCATCGCCGCCGCAGAGTCGCTGGGCGTGCCGTTCAGCAAGGAGCCGGGCGAGGCCGCGTTCTATGGGCCCAAGATCGACTTCGTGGTGAAGGACGTGATCGGTCGCGAGTGGCAGCTCGGCACCGTGCAGGTCGATTACAACATGGCGATCCGCTTCGACCTGTCGTACGTCGGCCCTGACAACAAGCCGCACCGGCCCGTGGTGATCCACCGCGCGCCGTTCGGCAGCATGGAACGGTTCTGCGGCGTGCTCATCGAGCACTTCGCCGGCGCGTTCCCCACCTGGCTGGCGCCCGAGCAGGTCCGCGTGCTGCCCATCAGCGAAAAGACCAACGAGTACGCCCACAAGGTGCTCGAGGCGCTCAAGGCCGTCGGCGTGCGCGCCACCATCGACGCGGGGCCTGACCGCATCCAGGGCAAGGTGAAGGAAGCGGCGGACATGAAGGTGCCCTACATGCTCATCGTCGGCCCGCGCGACGCCGAGGGCGGCAACGTCTCGGTGCGCTGCCGCGGCATTGAGAAGGACCTGGGGGCGATGCCGCTGGCGCGGTTTGTGGAGGAAGTGCAGCGCGAAATCACGGAGCGCGGGGCGGTGCCGGGGGTAAGGCCGTGA
- a CDS encoding PF20097 family protein, producing the protein MAGKPVCLVCQKEMEPGFLTDMGHYDSIHLPRWCPGTPEASFWSGDAKRSQVKQGYKVVAYRCPECEALRLYAPSNPS; encoded by the coding sequence ATGGCGGGTAAACCTGTGTGCCTCGTGTGCCAGAAGGAAATGGAGCCCGGATTCCTGACCGACATGGGACACTATGACTCCATCCACCTGCCGCGCTGGTGCCCCGGCACGCCGGAAGCGAGCTTCTGGTCCGGGGACGCGAAGCGCTCGCAGGTCAAACAGGGCTACAAGGTCGTCGCCTACCGCTGCCCCGAGTGCGAAGCCCTCCGCCTCTACGCCCCCAGCAATCCCAGCTAA
- the elbB gene encoding isoprenoid biosynthesis glyoxalase ElbB, whose translation MPLPIAVILSGCGKMDGSEIQEAVSILIHLSKHGREFRCFAPDAPQQDVVNHATNKAQPGHTRNMMVEAARITRGEITPLEKLDPAQFSAAILPGGYGAAKNLCDFASKGHDCEVLPDISRVLKAFHGAKKPVGLCCIAPVLAARVLGTRKDGPGVKVTIGTDEQTAEAIKTMGATHVPRSVAEAYTDEVNRVVTTPAYMFDARPHEVFEGIGKMVDAVVGMAK comes from the coding sequence ATGCCTCTCCCAATCGCGGTGATTCTGTCTGGTTGCGGCAAGATGGACGGCAGCGAGATCCAGGAGGCGGTGAGCATCCTCATCCACCTGTCGAAGCACGGGCGCGAGTTCCGGTGCTTCGCGCCCGATGCCCCGCAGCAGGACGTGGTGAACCACGCGACCAACAAAGCCCAGCCCGGCCACACCCGGAACATGATGGTGGAGGCGGCGCGGATCACGCGCGGTGAGATCACGCCGCTCGAAAAGCTCGACCCCGCCCAGTTCTCCGCGGCCATCCTGCCCGGCGGTTACGGCGCGGCCAAGAACCTGTGCGACTTCGCCAGCAAGGGCCATGACTGCGAGGTGCTGCCCGACATCAGCCGCGTCCTCAAGGCCTTCCACGGCGCAAAGAAGCCAGTGGGCCTGTGCTGCATCGCGCCGGTGCTCGCGGCCCGGGTGCTCGGCACGCGGAAGGATGGCCCGGGCGTGAAAGTCACCATCGGCACCGACGAGCAGACCGCCGAGGCGATCAAGACGATGGGGGCGACGCACGTGCCCCGCAGCGTGGCCGAGGCCTACACCGACGAGGTCAACCGCGTCGTGACGACGCCCGCGTACATGTTCGACGCCCGGCCGCACGAGGTGTTCGAGGGCATCGGCAAGATGGTGGACGCGGTGGTGGGTATGGCGAAGTAG
- a CDS encoding dihydroorotate dehydrogenase produces the protein MPSLSTNLAGIPLFSPIMLAAGTAGTLSELADVLDLSRVGAVVTKSITAQPRDGNQTWRILPTDAGMLNAIGLANVGVDAFVRDYAPRVPQVPTTVIASVAGYSIEDYCRVAAALEPIPSIPALELNVSCPNVHGGCEFSADTEQLSQLIREVRPVLKTKRLFVKLSPIASGKPGMAEIARAAIEPGGEPGGPNSRPGADGLCISNTIPAMAIDVETRRPRLANVTGGLSGPAVHNVAVKLVYDVHRTIAKQTQTPLIGIGGVTRWHHAAEFILAGASAVQIGTALFADPKTPHKVAIGLEKWLTRQHAASIGDLVGGLRL, from the coding sequence GTGCCCTCGCTCTCCACCAATCTTGCCGGGATCCCGCTGTTCTCGCCCATAATGCTCGCGGCCGGGACCGCGGGGACGCTGAGCGAGCTCGCCGATGTGCTCGACCTCTCGCGGGTGGGCGCGGTGGTGACCAAGTCGATCACCGCCCAGCCACGCGACGGAAACCAGACGTGGCGCATCCTGCCGACGGACGCGGGGATGCTGAACGCGATCGGGCTGGCGAACGTGGGCGTGGACGCCTTCGTGCGCGATTACGCACCGCGGGTACCGCAGGTGCCGACGACGGTGATCGCGTCGGTGGCGGGGTACTCGATCGAGGACTACTGCCGCGTGGCGGCGGCGCTGGAGCCGATCCCGTCGATCCCGGCGCTGGAGCTCAACGTGTCGTGCCCGAACGTGCACGGCGGGTGCGAGTTCTCGGCGGATACCGAGCAGCTCTCGCAGCTCATCCGCGAGGTGCGCCCGGTGCTGAAGACCAAGCGGCTGTTCGTAAAGCTCTCGCCCATCGCCAGCGGCAAGCCAGGCATGGCGGAGATCGCCCGCGCCGCCATCGAACCCGGTGGCGAGCCGGGCGGGCCTAACTCGCGCCCGGGGGCGGATGGGCTGTGCATCAGCAACACGATCCCCGCGATGGCGATTGATGTGGAGACGAGACGGCCGCGTTTGGCGAACGTGACGGGCGGGCTCTCGGGCCCGGCGGTGCACAATGTCGCCGTAAAGCTGGTGTACGACGTGCACCGGACCATCGCCAAGCAGACGCAGACGCCGCTGATCGGGATCGGCGGCGTGACGCGCTGGCACCACGCGGCGGAGTTCATTCTGGCGGGGGCGAGCGCAGTGCAGATCGGCACGGCCCTGTTTGCGGACCCCAAGACGCCGCACAAGGTGGCCATAGGGTTGGAAAAGTGGCTCACGCGGCAGCACGCGGCGAGCATCGGGGACCTCGTGGGTGGGCTGCGGCTCTGA